Within Metabacillus schmidteae, the genomic segment AGGAGGGTCTGTGAATAATCCGGAAACTTCATCCTATCACCTTGAAATTTTCTCACAATATAAGGAACATAATGATTCTCTTTGTGAGTTAATGAATACATTTGAATTAAACAGTAAAACTTTGGAACGTAAAAAAGGATTTATTACGTACTTAAAGGAAGCCGAAAAAATTACAGAATTTTTGAATATCATCGGCGCACATCAGGCATTACTTAGATTTGAAGACGTTCGAATTGTCCGGGATATGCGGAATTCTGTTAATCGTTTAGTCAACTGTGAAACAGCCAATCTAAACAAAACAATAGGAGCTGCTCTTAGACAAGTTGAAAATATTCGCTTTATTGATGAAAGAATTGGTTTAGATGCTCTACCGGATAAATTGCGGGAAATCGCAAGACTCCGAGTAGAATACCAGGATGTTACACTAAAAGAGCTTGGAGAAATGGTTTCAAGCGGTACAATTAGCAAATCAGGCATTAATCATCGCTTAAGAAAGCTTGACGAAATAGCTGAACAACTTAGATCAGGCCAGCCGTTATCTATAAAATAATAATAAAAAGGAAGAGGAGATTACCATGGTTGAAAAGTTAGTTGAAGTAAATCTAAAAACAGGTTTACAGGCACGTCCAGCAGCATTATTTGTACAAGAGGCGAATCGCTTTGCATCAGATATATTTTTAGAGAAAGATGGAAAAAAAGTAAATGCAAAGAGCATTATGGGTTTAATGAGTTTAGCTGTTAGCTCTGGAGCAGAAATCAACCTTATTGCTGAAGGCAGCGATGAGCAGGAAGCTGTAGACGCATTAGCTAAGTTTGTTGAACAAGAAGGGTAATAACAAGACACACCGAAGTTTACAGGCGGTGTGTCTTTCTGTTTAGAAGTAGTAGGTTTTGAACATGCTTATCATCAGACATTAATTTGCTTTTAAAACAAAAAAGCTAAAACCGTATTGGCTTTAGCTTTTTATCAATTTTATTTTCCTAGAGTATTACGATCTAACACTTTATCAATTAAACCATACTCCAGTGCACGTTCAGCTGTCATGAAGTTATCACGCTCTGTGTCACGCTCGATCACATCTAGTGGTTGACCTGTACGATCAGATAAAATTTTGTTTAATTTATCACGTAAGAATAAGATACGTTTTGCAGCAATTTCGATTTCAGTTGCCTGTCCTTGAGCTCCACCAAGTGGTTGGTGAATCATCACTTCAGAGTTAGGAAGAGCATAACGCTTTCCTTTGTCTCCAGCTGCAAGTAGGAATGCACCCATTGAAGCAGCCATACCGATACAGATTGTTGATACACTTGGCTTAATAAACTGCATTGTGTCATAGATAGCCATACCAGCTGTGATAGATCCACCCGGGCTGTTAATATAGATCGAGATATCTTTCTCTGGATCTTCTGCTTCTAAGAAAAGTAGTTGAGAAACGATAGAGTTTGCCACATTATCGTCAATTCCACTACCAAGCATG encodes:
- the whiA gene encoding DNA-binding protein WhiA; protein product: MSFASETKKELTNLELKPCCLKAELSALIRMNGSLSFSNRMLILDIQTENAAIARRIYTLLKKQYEISVELLVRKKMRLKKNNVYIVRLVERAKEILEDLNILNEGFTFYRSISEDLVKKKCCKRSYIRGAFLAGGSVNNPETSSYHLEIFSQYKEHNDSLCELMNTFELNSKTLERKKGFITYLKEAEKITEFLNIIGAHQALLRFEDVRIVRDMRNSVNRLVNCETANLNKTIGAALRQVENIRFIDERIGLDALPDKLREIARLRVEYQDVTLKELGEMVSSGTISKSGINHRLRKLDEIAEQLRSGQPLSIK
- a CDS encoding HPr family phosphocarrier protein; translated protein: MVEKLVEVNLKTGLQARPAALFVQEANRFASDIFLEKDGKKVNAKSIMGLMSLAVSSGAEINLIAEGSDEQEAVDALAKFVEQEG
- the clpP gene encoding ATP-dependent Clp endopeptidase proteolytic subunit ClpP, which codes for MNLIPTVIEQTNRGERAYDIYSRLLKDRIIMLGSGIDDNVANSIVSQLLFLEAEDPEKDISIYINSPGGSITAGMAIYDTMQFIKPSVSTICIGMAASMGAFLLAAGDKGKRYALPNSEVMIHQPLGGAQGQATEIEIAAKRILFLRDKLNKILSDRTGQPLDVIERDTERDNFMTAERALEYGLIDKVLDRNTLGK